The Natrinema caseinilyticum genomic sequence TCCCGGAAATCGTCGATCTGGCCGAGGTGCTGGCGTTTCAGGCTATCGAGCAGGCCCTGATCGGAGTCTGTCCCAAGTGTTACGACCCCATCGAGACGAGGATCGTCACGAACGGACCGCCGCGACCGATCCTGCGCGCCGTGTGTGACACCTGCGGCGCGCGGATCGTCGGCCCGGCCGAATTCTGTCTGCTCGTCGATCCCGACGTGACCGCGTTCTGTCGCCGTCACGGTCTCACGCTCCGGGACGATCACGTCTGGGAGTTCCCGTTCGTTCGCGACGACGCGGGCGTCACCGTCGTCGACCAGGATCCGCCGCGCCTCGAGGTCGACGTCTCGCTCGGCGGAGAGACGCTTTCGGTGAGCGTCGACGAGCGCGGCCACGTCCTCGAGATCGACCCGTCCGACGAAACGTGACGGATTTCGAATAGAAGGATCGTTCGCCACGCGTTTAGGGCCCGTCGCTCCGCGGTCGGCCCTCTGGCGGGACCGATATCGAACGGCGCCGGAAACCGGGGCGAGCGGACGAATTGCGAGCTCGTTGCGAGAGCGCGGACGATGACGGCGTCTCCGCTTCTCTACGTCGGTGCGATTACCATCGTCGGCGCACACGAACTCCTCGAGTGGCTCCCCCTGTCCGAACCGGCCGAGACGCTCGTCCTCCTTCCGATCACGCTGCTCCGGCTCTCTGCGCAACTGATGGCGCTCGCGTACACCGAACGGAAGGGGTATCGGCGGGACTGTACGGCGACCGAGGAGTGTGCCGACAGTGCGGTCACCGAAACGACACTACACTCAAGCGAACCGGTCTCGTAGGTCACGAGGATCATGTACGTCGACCCCGATCCGGAATGTGACGACGAGGGGTGGGGAGCGACGCGTTCGGCGGTCGTTCCGGCGGTCGCCATCGTGGCGTTCGGCGGAAGCTACGTCGGAACTTACGGGCTCGATCGGTACCTGACTTACACGGAGTTGCTCGGCCAGAACGGCGTCGTCCTCCAGTTCGCCGTCATGGTGGGGCTGATCGCGCTTCACGAAGCGATCCACGCCGTCGCCTACGCGACGGTCGGCGGCCTCTCGTGGGACGAAATCGACGTCGAGTTCGCACTCGAGTTCGAGGACGGGTACGATCCGCTCCACCACTCGGTGCATCCGGCGCGACCGGTTCGACGCTGGGTCTACTACGTCGGCGTCGCTGCACCGGGGGTCGTCCTCGGGTTCGTTCCCGCCGCAATCGCGCTCCTGACCGGCAACCCGCTCGCGATGTTCGTCGGGATCGTCGGCCTCCTGTTGCTTTCGACGGACGTCGGATCCCTCGTCAGCGCCTGGCGGAACCCGGAGGCGATGGCCGTACCGGAGCCGGCGAACTGAAGACTGCACGGGCCGGTGAATCCGCGACGCGACGTGCGGCCGGTCCCCAGATTCGCCCGGTCGATGGCGCTCGACGCGGGAACCGAGGATCGTGAGAGTGAACGTCTGGAGAGGGACGTCCGTCAGCGGTGGCTCGAGGCCACCGCAGTTTATGACAATCGAGTAACCGAAAAAGCGTTCGCCAAGCGTTGAAGCGGGCACGAACCGTGCCTGTCTCCAACCATGTCCAACGGGAACGCTTCGACGGATCGAGCGGCCGGAGAGCAACCGTCGACGGAGAGACACACTGTGAACGAAGCCGAGGGTACCGGATCGATCCCGGGGCAGCCATCTGGAGCGGAGTCGTCCGCTCTCCGGTCGCGGCTCCCAAGTCCGACGTCCTTCGCGATTCTGTTCGTCCTCGGAATCCCGGGCACGCTGTTTCCGTCGCTGCGGCGCCTCGAGATCTTCTATCTGTTCGGATTGTTCGGCCTCTGGCCGATGGTGAAGGCGGTCCTACCGTCGGCGAACGGCGATACGGACGGCGAGCCGACGGACTGGATCACGATGGGGACGCAGTCGCGCGTTCGGCCGCTCGTGTCGATGCTGTACCTTCAGCTCAATCCCTCCCTCCAGCTAACGGGAATCCGACAGCTCGCCGGCCACGTTCCGGTCCTCCTCCGGTATCGGTTCCGACTGCCGAACCCGGACCGGTTCGAGCAGCAGGTCGACTACCGACTGCCGGTCGCGGGGGAGTGGACGGTCGTCAACGGCGGGCCGACCCGCGAGTCCTCCCACTCGTGGGGGCTGCTCGCCCAGCGATACGCCTACGATCTGGTCGTGACCGACGAACGGGGGCGCTCCCACGAGGGGAGCGCCGAGAGTCCGGCGGCGTACCACTGCTTCGGCGAGCCAGTCGTTGCACCCGCCGACGGCGTGGTTGTCGCGGCCGAAGACGGTCACCGCGATTATCATCGGGCCGGCGGGTGGCTGGATCCGCGCCAGCGCGACCTGCGGGGGAACCACGTGACGATCGAACACGCGCCCGGCGAGTACAGCGTTCTCGCACACCTGCAGGAAGGCAGCCTCGCGGTCTCCGCGGGAGACCGCCTCGAGCGCGGAGACCGTATCGCCAGGTGTGGACACTCCGGCAACTCGACGGAGCCACACCTTCACTTTCAGCTCCAGGACCGGGCCTCGTTCTTCCGATCGATGGGGCTCCCGATTCACTTTTCGAACCTGTCCGTTCGGGACCCCGACGGCGAGAAGACGTCGCACGAGCGTGCCTACATTACTGCCGGCCAGCGAGTCGCGTCGACGGAGTGATCGATGGCCCATTCGGGCGCGTCTCGGTTCGCCGTGTCGTTGCTCGTGCGAAACGGCATTCGGTCCGGACGCTACTCGAGCGTCTCCTGCGTAATCGTGTCCGGGAGCAATTCGCCGAGCGTGTACGCGCTAACGTCGTCGCCCTCGTCGCAGACGATCTCCAGGTCGCCGTCACAGAACTCCGTCAGGGTCTGGCGACACATCCCGCAGGGAGTGACGCCGTCGCGTCGGCCGGAACTGACGGCGAGTCGCGAGAACTCGTGGTGGCCGTTCTTGACCGCCTCAGCGATCGCGACCTCCTCGGCGTGGAGGCTGTTGCTGAAGTTCGCGTTCTCGAGGTTACAGCCGACGAAGACCTCACCGTCATCGGTCTCGAGGGCCGCACCGACGGTATAGCCGGAGTACGGGACGTGCGCGCGGTCCTGAATGTCGCGAGCGGCGTCGATCAGGTCGTCCATGCGGACCGGTTGGTGGTGTGGCTACCAAAGACGTTGGGTCGAGAGGGCGAGTCGGTCGCCAACCGAGATCGGTGGCCGCTCACCGGTTTTCCGCGACCGCCGTTTCGATGACTGCGCGCGCATCGGCGACGAGCTCGTCGACGGTATCGCTCTCGGCGTAGAGCCGAACGTACGGTTCCGTGCCGCTCGGTCGGACGAGTATCCACGAGGCGTCGTCGAACTCGAGGCGGACGCCGTACTCCGTTTCGACCGCTGCCTCCGGGAACGCCTCGGGGAGTGCGACCTCGAGGGCGGCCATGGATTCGGATTTCGCGTCGTCGGGGCAGTCGACGCTGACCTTTCGGTACGGTCGCTCGCTGACCGGGGCACGGAGCGTCTCGGTGTCCCCGGCCTCGGCGACGAGCGTGGCCACGACCGCGGCGCTGACCACGCCGTCTATCCAGCCGCCGAACGCGGTGTGGATGTGTTTCCAGGGTTCGGCGGCGAAGACGATCTCGGTGTCGTCGCCGCCGCGGTTCCGTTCGCGGGCGATTCCTTCGTGGAGCGCACCCAGTCGGACGCGTTCGACGCGACCGCCGGCCGCACGGACCCGCTCGTCGATGCGGGCCGAGGCGTTCGGGGTCGTGACGACGACTGGATCGTCGGCAGTGCTGGTAGCCGTATAGCGGGCGGCGACCACCGCGAGGATCGTATCTTCGTGGATCACGTCGCCGTCGGGACCGAGGACGACGAGTCGGTCGGCGTCACCGTCGTGGGCGAGGCCGAGATCGAACGTCCCGTCCGCGAGGAACGCGGAGAATTCGGAGAGCGTCTCCGGAGTGGGTTTGCTGTCGCGACCGGGGAAGTGTCCGTCGACGGAGGCGTTGACCGCGACGACCGACGCGCCGAGACGCTCCAGGACCTGCGGCGTCGCGAGCCCGCCCATCCCGTTCCCGCAGTCGACGGCGATCCGAACCCCCTCGAGGAGGTCCGTCGAGGCCGACGCCTCGGCTTCGGTCCCCGCATCTCGAGGGTGGAACTGCTCGCGAACGTACGACACGACGGCCTCGCGGTACCGATCGAGTACGGGAAGTCGTTCGGCGTCGCCCCACTCGTCCCAGTTGGCGACCCGCGAATCGTCGGTCGCGACGCGGTCCTCGATGATCCGCTCGGCGTCGGCGTCGTACTCGACACCGTCGACGAAGAGTTTGATGCCGTTGTCCGCGGGAGGATTGTGGCTCGCGGTGAGCATGATCCCTCGCCGGTCCCGCGAGGCGAACGCGAGAGCGGGCGTCGGAACCTGGCCGAGGCGACGGACGTCGGCCCCGACGCTCTCGAGGCCGGCTTCGACGGCTGCCGCGAGTGCTGTACCCGTTTCCCGCCCGTCGCGGCCGACCACGAACGTTTCCCCGGGTTCGCCGGCGGCCTGGCCGACCGAGAGCGCCAACGACGGTGTCACCTCCTCGATCGGACCGCGAATCCCTGCCGTCCCAAAAAGCGTCATATACGTCCGTTCCGTGAGGAGGTACTTAGCAACACTGCCCGGATCGCTCTCGACGAACGCGGTTGCCGAACGCGTTTCGTTACTCGGCGGGCAGGTCGTCGATCAGGACGACCGCCTCACCGTCGATCACGGTGGCGTCTTCGTCCTCGTTACGGACGACCGTCTCGAGTCGGTACTGGTCGTTACCGAGGTTTTCGACGATTTCGACGCGGGCGGAGACGCGGTCGCCGACGCCGACCGGTCCGCTGAACTCGAGATCCTGAGAGAGGTAAATCGTGAGTCCGGGAAGCCGGGCGAGCGCCGCGCTGATCAGGCCGGAGGCGAGGGTCCCGTGGACGATCCGCTCGCCGAAGCGGGTCTCGGCTGCGAACCCCTCGTCGAGGTGGAGGCGGTTCGTGTCGCCGCTTACGGCGGCGAACGCCCGAACGTCTTCGTCGGTGATCGCTTTCTCGAAGGTAACGGTGTCACCGACGCTGATGCGGTCGGGGTCGTCGACGGTGCGGTCGAACTGCCAGTCGAGATCGGAGTAATCGATCGACGGGATGGAAGGGGAAATTCGGTTCCGCTCCTGGCCGTTTTCGCCGTCGATAGACGGAAGCATCGCCGAAACAGCCGCCCGGTTCGCCGCCGTCGCAGTTCGAAGGAACCCACGCGTCATCGCCGACCACGCGGTCGTCATAGCACTCAAGTTATCTCCTCGAGTATTCTGGTGGGACATCTACGGGCGGCTAAGTGTGGGGTGTATATGACTTCTTTGGCTGTTCTAATACCAATTTCCTGACACCAAGGGCCCGTAATAGCACCCTACAGGGACTCTCGAAGGTCCGTTCGATCAGTACAGTGTCGATATCTGAATCGCTGGCTTAGCACAGTCGATAACTCCCGCTCGAACCGCACACTGACACGAAAAATCATCATGGGGAGTTCGCTACCATCTGTTACCATCAAATGGGTATCAGTGTAAAGGCTTAAGAGGACTGCTCTCCAAGGGACTGTTGATGACGGACGACTCCGACCGATCGCTCTGGTTCCCGCCTGCGATGTTCGCCGAGGGGATGCAGGAAGCAGGAGAGCAGGTCGCGGAATCCCAGCAGGAGATGATGAAGCAGTTGTTGCAGGCCACGTCGGCGGATCCGTTCGAAAGCGGGTCGGCGTTCGGCCCGATGAACATGGGTACGGCGACGTTCAAAGCCCGCGTCCAGAGCGGCGGTCGGGTCAGTATTCCCGGCCCCGAACGGGAAGCCCTCGACATCGAAGAGGGCGACATCGTCCAGACAATCGTCATCCCCGTCAAACGAAACCGAGAGGAGTAATCATGACCCAGAACCCATTCACCGCAGTCTTCGACGCACAGCGCACCGCAATCGAACAGAGTCAGAACATGACCCACGACGCCATAGAGGCCCAGCAGACGTCGCTCGGCGCCATCGCCGACGCCGTCGAGACCTCGGGTGCGATGTTCGAATCCAACGCCGAAGTCACTCGCGGTGCCGTCCGCGCCTACTTCGACGCCATGGAAGCCGGGCTCCCCGAAGGAAGCGCCAACTTCGACGAACTCCGCGAACTCGTCGACGAAGGCTTCGACTCCGCTACGGAGGCGCAGTCCCAGTCGCTCGAGGCAGTCGTCGAAGCGGTCGAGGAATCGGAAGTCGCCTACGAGGAGTTCGCCCGGAGCTACGCCGAAGTCGTCGACACGTCGTTCGACGCCTACCTCGACGCCCACGAGCAGGTCGAGCAGAACGTGACCGCCGTCGCGGAGAACGTCGAAGAGGCCGCCGACGAGTTCGACGTCTCGGCCTAACGTAGGGACGCCGTTTTTTACAGTACACCGTCAATTTTCACCCATGGCAGACTCACAACCCCCGGCACAGAACTGGAACACGTTCGTCGAGCAGTGGAACGAGCAATTCCTCGACGCGCTCGAGGACAACATGGAAGCGCAGGCCCGATTCGTCGAGAGCTGGTCCGAGACGGTCGGCGATATCAGCGAGGACGCCGAAGTCTCGGACGGCGTCGAGGGCTACGCCCGCGCCTACGAGACGTGGATGAACGCCTCGAAACAGATGGTCGAGCGCATGAACGATCAACTCGAGGGCGAGGACGTCGATGTGGAGGAATTCCGTGACATCTGGCTCAACACGGCCAACGAGGCGTTCAAGGACGTCATGTCGACGACCGCGTTCGCGAAAATGACCGGCGAAACCGTCGGCGACGTCCTCGAACTTCAGCAACAGGCCGACGAAGCGTCCCAGGAG encodes the following:
- a CDS encoding M23 family metallopeptidase, encoding MNEAEGTGSIPGQPSGAESSALRSRLPSPTSFAILFVLGIPGTLFPSLRRLEIFYLFGLFGLWPMVKAVLPSANGDTDGEPTDWITMGTQSRVRPLVSMLYLQLNPSLQLTGIRQLAGHVPVLLRYRFRLPNPDRFEQQVDYRLPVAGEWTVVNGGPTRESSHSWGLLAQRYAYDLVVTDERGRSHEGSAESPAAYHCFGEPVVAPADGVVVAAEDGHRDYHRAGGWLDPRQRDLRGNHVTIEHAPGEYSVLAHLQEGSLAVSAGDRLERGDRIARCGHSGNSTEPHLHFQLQDRASFFRSMGLPIHFSNLSVRDPDGEKTSHERAYITAGQRVASTE
- a CDS encoding MaoC family dehydratase; translation: MSHQNTRGDNLSAMTTAWSAMTRGFLRTATAANRAAVSAMLPSIDGENGQERNRISPSIPSIDYSDLDWQFDRTVDDPDRISVGDTVTFEKAITDEDVRAFAAVSGDTNRLHLDEGFAAETRFGERIVHGTLASGLISAALARLPGLTIYLSQDLEFSGPVGVGDRVSARVEIVENLGNDQYRLETVVRNEDEDATVIDGEAVVLIDDLPAE
- a CDS encoding DUF3267 domain-containing protein gives rise to the protein MYVDPDPECDDEGWGATRSAVVPAVAIVAFGGSYVGTYGLDRYLTYTELLGQNGVVLQFAVMVGLIALHEAIHAVAYATVGGLSWDEIDVEFALEFEDGYDPLHHSVHPARPVRRWVYYVGVAAPGVVLGFVPAAIALLTGNPLAMFVGIVGLLLLSTDVGSLVSAWRNPEAMAVPEPAN
- a CDS encoding poly(R)-hydroxyalkanoic acid synthase subunit PhaE; protein product: MADSQPPAQNWNTFVEQWNEQFLDALEDNMEAQARFVESWSETVGDISEDAEVSDGVEGYARAYETWMNASKQMVERMNDQLEGEDVDVEEFRDIWLNTANEAFKDVMSTTAFAKMTGETVGDVLELQQQADEASQETLRTLGFATEADVVEIGDRLVELERRQHAVEEKLDRVLEQIEDEQ
- the cdd gene encoding cytidine deaminase, whose translation is MDDLIDAARDIQDRAHVPYSGYTVGAALETDDGEVFVGCNLENANFSNSLHAEEVAIAEAVKNGHHEFSRLAVSSGRRDGVTPCGMCRQTLTEFCDGDLEIVCDEGDDVSAYTLGELLPDTITQETLE
- a CDS encoding AbrB/MazE/SpoVT family DNA-binding domain-containing protein; translation: MTDDSDRSLWFPPAMFAEGMQEAGEQVAESQQEMMKQLLQATSADPFESGSAFGPMNMGTATFKARVQSGGRVSIPGPEREALDIEEGDIVQTIVIPVKRNREE
- a CDS encoding phosphomannomutase, with the translated sequence MTLFGTAGIRGPIEEVTPSLALSVGQAAGEPGETFVVGRDGRETGTALAAAVEAGLESVGADVRRLGQVPTPALAFASRDRRGIMLTASHNPPADNGIKLFVDGVEYDADAERIIEDRVATDDSRVANWDEWGDAERLPVLDRYREAVVSYVREQFHPRDAGTEAEASASTDLLEGVRIAVDCGNGMGGLATPQVLERLGASVVAVNASVDGHFPGRDSKPTPETLSEFSAFLADGTFDLGLAHDGDADRLVVLGPDGDVIHEDTILAVVAARYTATSTADDPVVVTTPNASARIDERVRAAGGRVERVRLGALHEGIARERNRGGDDTEIVFAAEPWKHIHTAFGGWIDGVVSAAVVATLVAEAGDTETLRAPVSERPYRKVSVDCPDDAKSESMAALEVALPEAFPEAAVETEYGVRLEFDDASWILVRPSGTEPYVRLYAESDTVDELVADARAVIETAVAENR